Genomic segment of Arachis stenosperma cultivar V10309 chromosome 4, arast.V10309.gnm1.PFL2, whole genome shotgun sequence:
ACAAAAATTTAGTTTGTTTGCTTACTGCACTATGCACAAGATTAATTAAGCATACCTGCAATGACAAACATCACTTCCACAAATACGGATatctggagaaacctctaaaagaCAATGCTGATCACTTTTTCCAGAGTGCTGACAATTTATATGTTCCATGCTCCTAATTGTAGTATCAGTTTTGCAGAGAATACTACCGTCTGATAGCGATCTTCTAATAGTCAACCTAACAAAGTAAATGAATAGCATTGTGTTAAGTATCTAAGGAAAGTGGGAAACTACACCTTAAAAGCTAGCTGTTAAGGGGGAAGAACCACTCTCCTTATATACAACATCAAGCATCCCATACTACTCGATGTGGGACTTTGAGCACCCCATAATACCCAAGTCCCTAACAATACACCGGCCCTGGAGAGCCGACATCCACGGCGGCTTCACTCTATCGACACTGACCCAACGGTAGCCACTTTGCTACGGTCTATCAGTATTCGGTATTCACCTTAATCCAGCCTATAGGTAGCCCTTTCCATGGCGCCGACAACCACGCTCTGATACCATTGTTAAGTATCTAAGGAAAGTGGGAAACTACACCTTAAAAGCTAGCTGTTAAGGGGGAAGAACCACTCTCCTTATATACAACATCAAGCATCCCATACTACTCGATGTGGGACTTTGAGCACCCCATAATACCCAAGTCCCTAACACATTGTTAATGTTTCAAAGGTGGAAGTCAGTCATGGAGAATATCAGTTAATAAGATTCAAGAAGCATATATCTTGTACACCCTTGTTTTTCATCCACGTGAATTTTAAGACAAATACTGCCTAAATGGTCCATTAATTACATCATAAGTCAGAGCAAACACGTTTGAAGTAAAATGTCCAAATTgagctcttttctttctttatttctttttttcttttggttatAGATTAAACCGAGCATTTAATGTGGTCATTCTGTATTGTTAGCAGCAACTTCACAGAGGAATGTAGCTAGAGTACACTTTGATAGAGAGTGatagggaaaaaaaaaaagaagagatgCATTCACTACTCATATTAACACTACCATGAACTACACAAGATTATCTTAGTATGCATTTGATGTATCACTACAAAGGAATTCTGAATTCCTTGCATCACAAATTCAACAAGGTTGATGTATAACTTCATATGCTTAACTTCTATTTCAATTTGAGAATAAGTTGAGAATGAAAGCTGATTTAAATAGGAAAGTATAATGAaattacacagaaaagatcAAAATTGGCTAACGAAAGTTTGGTTGGTATATATTAGTCATCATACCTAACATTGCTATCAACTGAAGAAGGGTCGTGTTTCCCAACAGTGCAATACTGATCTGAATCTAGCTCCCAGAGTGCTGGTTTTCCCTGTTGTGGCTGAAAATGGCCCAAGAACctaaccaaaaataaaatcaagCAACACAGTTTAATCTTCCACTATAATGCAACTAGGATATATCACTTCTTATGGAAACAATTATCTGGACGTAATCCCTCCTACTGGAAATAATTCTCTGGCCACTTAGCAAaatccattttttttaaaaaagaattttcTATTTAGGAAATCTaagtaatattaattaattttttaaatcatatcctCGATTAAATAGATGAGTGTAAGTGGGTAGAAATAATTTAGGAAGAAAGAGAATTTAGTAAGGATAATTTTCTAAATCTAAGTTTCCCTAACAATAAGGTTATTTAAATTATTGCTTAGAATTTCCAAACGGGCTAATGACAACAAATGACCTTGTTTCTTACAAGTTAATTGCTTTTTGTTTATTGCCATCCAAGTACGTGTTGCTATAATAACGCTGAAAGGATCGAATATACTCCCATGATTGAGTTGCAGCCTTCCATTGTCCTCTTTTCGCAGAAAATATCTGTATGGAAGAATCAAATACAGGATTATCGGACACATGAAGAACTAAATTCAGACCAAACCTTTGCAAGGAAAGAAGGACAAGCAAACAGACAGAGGGTAAAATAGTTTATCTGCTCAAAATTACATTTGGACATTTCATCCCTTAAGAACATGGTGAAATACATGTAGTTATAAGTATCCAAGTCTCTATGAATCAATGTGTTTGCACAATAACTAAACAACTGCTTCTAGTCCCAAGTTTACAATATTCAAGCAACTAACCTTAATAAAATAGATCTTCTAATCACACAATACAATTGCAACGAAAGGTCAAGCTCTTCCCTATGCAATAAATATTTAAGAACCTAGTCAATCATAAACTAAGTGAACTGTAGGCTGGGTGGGTTTAATAACTAACTGTCAACCAGGCAGAGAACAGGGAATATTTCAAGGTATAGAGAGTGAGGGGTTACCATGTATTCGGCGTAGGGGTAACCGGCGGGGAGAATGAGCTCGTCGTAGAGAGTGGGCTGTGGTTCGGATTTGCCACCACCGTCAAAGAAGTCAACGGAATCTCCAAAACTTGCGGCGACGGTTATGGAAATGGCTGCCAGTGCCACCAACAACCTCTGCGCCATGCTGGAAATTCAACACATGCACATTATTCCATACCGTTCATTTAAGAATCTCAACACATGCACACAAACATCGTTTCTGTCGAAACACAGACCAAATTTTTTCACATTTGATGATAAATTTGAGTTATCAAAAAGACAAATACTAAAGGTAAATGCTCAAATTGGTAACTCAGAAAAAATACTAGACATAAAATTAGTCCTTATCATAAATTCAAGCACTACATTCATTTCCATATATATCACCAATTTGAGGGAAAAAAATGCAATCTTCCTAAGTTCATCAAAACATAACATGTACCATTTTGGGTacaaattcgaaaattttaCTCCAAAAACAAGCTGATATAATCACAAAGCTCTATTTCCATTTTCAACTAACCCTAGCTTTTAAGAAATGTTTTGATTTGGGGGAAATAGGTGAAACTCACGGAAATTGAAGGAttgagagaaagagaagaagagagctTTGGACGAGTAAGGATTCGATTGCAGATAGAGCTCCATGATTTGCTGACGCAAGCAGCGGAAGCGAACCAACGAGCCGGAGCCTCGCCAGAATGTTCTAGAGAAGGTCCTCGTTCACCAAACCGAAACTTCCACCATTCCCGGGGACCAtgaaaatcaaaacaaaaaatcaaattcaagaGCAGATAATCATATCAAAGAAAAATTTAACCAAATAATTTACCGAAGGCTGCATTCTAGATGCAAAGATAGAAACAGAGAGGTTGGAGAGCGATGACATAAATAGCAAAGAGGGTAGGGGAGGCAAAAACAACAGAGAGTGAAGCGGAGCACACAAGGAGAAAAGGCGGTAGAGCAGATGAGAAGAGACGATAGAGGAAGGAGGGCAGAGACTGGCGGCGCGGAGGAAAGAAAGGCGACCTCCGTTGGCTAACTGACGCGGTGAGTAGTGAGCGCCGAGGGAGTGCGAGCGCCAGCAGAGACGGGTTAGGGGAGACGACGGAGGGAGCCCCGGCAGATGAGAGAGTGCAAGCGCTGTAGATGAGCTCTGTCTGAGCGTTAGGGTTTCAGAGCGTTAGTGTGTAATAGAGGGAAAGAATAGAAGTCTGATGAGTTAATGACTTAGGGTGTGTTTGGCAAACATGTTGGGGAGGAGAGAAGCCCGTTTAAGTTTTTTGAAAGT
This window contains:
- the LOC130972935 gene encoding phosphoinositide phosphatase SAC2-like isoform X2, with amino-acid sequence MAQRLLVALAAISITVAASFGDSVDFFDGGGKSEPQPTLYDELILPAGYPYAEYMIFSAKRGQWKAATQSWEYIRSFQRYYSNTYLDGNKQKAINLFLGHFQPQQGKPALWELDSDQYCTVGKHDPSSVDSNVRLTIRRSLSDGSILCKTDTTIRSMEHINCQHSGKSDQHCLLEVSPDIRICGSDVCHCRLISFCPQNSNLSIVINFDFPKNSETYLHRD
- the LOC130972935 gene encoding phosphoinositide phosphatase SAC4-like isoform X1; translation: MAQRLLVALAAISITVAASFGDSVDFFDGGGKSEPQPTLYDELILPAGYPYAEYMIFSAKRGQWKAATQSWEYIRSFQRYYSNTYLDGNKQKAINLFLGHFQPQQGKPALWELDSDQYCTVGKHDPSSVDSNVRLTIRRSLSDGSILCKTDTTIRSMEHINCQHSGKSDQHCLLEVSPDIRICGSDVCHCRLISFCPQNSNLSIVINFDFPKNSETYLHRGGLGILV